From the genome of Muricauda sp. SCSIO 64092, one region includes:
- a CDS encoding winged helix-turn-helix domain-containing protein, translated as MMKQRKSLILLSFAILISFALLGYIGIDENDNFSERVKIALRDSGNRLLLSNNDSISLVLPVVELDGNSFEVSFQKKLSVVPDSLVKIVAQSLEASNLPNSYIVEVIHRDSGEVSYSYEIKKDVEKNIIPCIGRNLPSDNYKIKILFTQQPSALPLDTNYSLMSLVAIGFLGFGLLYWKKGKSNTSEVEIPRFRKIGSYEFHKEQNKLVKGNITIELTSKECQLIAIFSEKPNQIIKRELLLKEVWEDNGVFVGRSLDTFISKIRKKFKHDDSVNLVNVHGVGYRLEIS; from the coding sequence AAACGACAATTTTTCGGAGCGGGTAAAAATTGCGCTTAGGGATTCTGGCAATAGGTTGCTCTTGTCCAACAATGATTCCATTTCACTGGTATTGCCCGTAGTTGAATTGGATGGGAATAGCTTTGAAGTGTCCTTTCAAAAAAAGCTATCCGTTGTGCCGGATAGTCTGGTCAAAATTGTGGCCCAAAGTTTGGAAGCTTCAAATTTGCCCAATAGTTATATTGTTGAAGTTATCCATCGTGATAGTGGAGAGGTCTCTTATAGCTACGAAATCAAAAAGGATGTTGAAAAGAATATCATCCCGTGCATTGGTCGGAATTTACCTAGTGACAATTATAAAATAAAAATACTTTTTACACAGCAACCATCAGCTTTGCCGTTGGATACGAATTACTCCTTAATGTCTTTGGTGGCGATAGGTTTCCTGGGATTTGGATTGCTCTATTGGAAGAAGGGGAAATCAAATACTTCCGAAGTTGAAATCCCGAGGTTTCGGAAGATTGGGAGCTATGAATTCCACAAAGAGCAGAATAAACTGGTCAAGGGCAATATCACCATTGAACTTACTTCAAAAGAATGTCAATTGATTGCCATATTTAGCGAAAAACCGAACCAGATCATAAAACGGGAATTACTCCTTAAGGAAGTGTGGGAGGACAACGGTGTTTTTGTGGGCAGAAGCTTAGATACCTTTATATCCAAGATCAGGAAAAAATTCAAGCATGACGATTCGGTTAATCTCGTGAATGTACATGGGGTGGGCTATAGGCTTGAGATCTCTTAA